A single window of Nocardia sp. NBC_01327 DNA harbors:
- a CDS encoding TetR/AcrR family transcriptional regulator, whose translation MPRRSQEDRSRATRAALEEAGRRLFAERGFAGTSAEDLVSAAGVTRGALHHHYGDKRGLFLVVLEQIENETTDEIENSIATVDPDNILGGMAVGLSVFLEICRRPAMLRIVLTDAPAVLGWSAWREFETAHSLGLITAQLERARAAGLIAEVPIPVLAQLLISALSEAALIVAHADDSEVARGQAQEALMVLIAGIVRG comes from the coding sequence ATGCCACGCCGTAGCCAGGAGGACCGTTCGCGCGCCACCAGGGCCGCGCTCGAGGAGGCCGGACGCCGGCTCTTCGCCGAGCGCGGCTTTGCCGGTACCTCGGCGGAGGATCTGGTCTCCGCCGCCGGCGTCACCCGGGGCGCGCTGCATCACCACTACGGTGATAAGCGCGGATTGTTCCTGGTGGTACTCGAGCAGATCGAGAACGAGACCACGGACGAGATCGAAAATTCCATCGCGACAGTCGATCCCGACAATATTCTGGGCGGGATGGCCGTCGGTCTCAGCGTTTTTCTGGAGATCTGCCGCCGGCCCGCGATGCTGCGGATCGTGCTCACCGATGCGCCTGCGGTGCTCGGCTGGAGTGCCTGGCGGGAGTTCGAGACCGCGCACAGTCTGGGATTGATCACCGCGCAGCTCGAGCGGGCCCGGGCGGCGGGATTGATCGCCGAGGTTCCGATTCCGGTGCTCGCGCAGTTGCTTATCAGCGCGCTGAGCGAGGCGGCGTTGATCGTTGCTCACGCTGATGATTCCGAGGTCGCCCGCGGGCAGGCTCAGGAGGCGCTGATGGTTTTGATCGCGGGAATAGTTCGGGGCTGA